The following are encoded in a window of Flavobacterium psychrotrophum genomic DNA:
- a CDS encoding helix-turn-helix domain-containing protein yields MTKLPKRILARQHEITADYLRELDAHLLDITEGRSDRMFEIRDLAAILHIHPTHLTNTIKLTTGNHPCFYFEQKIVAVAKGLIEANEMPITAIAGLLTYDPSNFTKFFKHFTGQTPTQYREEFFRQKTEILTN; encoded by the coding sequence ATGACTAAACTTCCCAAGAGAATACTGGCGCGGCAGCATGAAATCACTGCAGACTACCTGCGTGAGCTTGATGCGCACTTGCTTGATATTACTGAAGGCCGGTCAGACCGCATGTTTGAAATACGTGATCTGGCTGCCATCCTGCATATACACCCCACGCATCTTACCAATACCATAAAACTTACTACAGGCAACCATCCCTGTTTTTATTTTGAACAGAAAATCGTGGCGGTTGCTAAAGGCCTCATAGAAGCTAATGAAATGCCCATTACTGCTATAGCAGGTTTACTTACATATGACCCTTCTAACTTTACAAAGTTCTTTAAGCACTTTACGGGTCAAACCCCAACACAGTACCGGGAGGAATTTTTCAGGCAAAAAACTGAAATCCTCACCAATTAA
- a CDS encoding SDR family NAD(P)-dependent oxidoreductase — MEQKIAVITGGSRGLGRDMALSLAKKGIDLIFTYNANKAEADKVVQEIKALGQKAIAYPLDITKPELFDAFIDTAMAHLKEHTGKAKFDFLINNAGFIHYENFDAASEEQFDDMLKVHFKGPFLLTQKVLPYLNEGGGIINISSGLTRFATPGYATYAAMKGAMETLTLYLAKELGSRKIRANIVAPGAIETDIQGGAVRDNADLNAYLASQTALGRVGLPGDVGGVVAFLCTDDARWITAQRIEVSGGMNL; from the coding sequence ATGGAACAGAAAATAGCTGTTATAACCGGCGGAAGCCGCGGACTGGGCAGGGATATGGCTCTTAGCCTTGCCAAAAAAGGTATCGACCTTATATTTACTTACAATGCAAATAAGGCAGAGGCAGATAAGGTAGTGCAAGAGATTAAAGCATTGGGGCAAAAGGCCATTGCTTATCCGCTTGACATTACCAAACCGGAATTGTTTGATGCATTTATAGATACAGCAATGGCACATCTGAAAGAGCATACAGGTAAAGCAAAGTTTGATTTCTTAATTAATAATGCCGGGTTTATTCACTACGAAAATTTTGATGCAGCAAGCGAAGAGCAATTTGACGATATGCTGAAAGTACATTTTAAAGGGCCGTTTTTACTCACGCAAAAAGTGCTGCCTTATCTTAATGAAGGTGGAGGGATTATCAACATTTCATCGGGCTTAACCAGGTTTGCCACACCCGGATATGCTACCTATGCAGCTATGAAAGGTGCTATGGAAACCCTTACGCTCTATCTTGCAAAGGAGCTTGGATCAAGAAAGATAAGAGCAAATATTGTGGCACCGGGAGCCATTGAGACCGATATACAGGGTGGTGCGGTTCGCGATAACGCCGACCTTAATGCGTATCTTGCTTCGCAAACGGCGTTGGGCCGTGTAGGATTGCCGGGAGATGTTGGGGGTGTTGTAGCTTTTCTATGTACTGATGATGCCCGTTGGATTACTGCACAGCGCATTGAGGTTTCAGGGGGTATGAATTTATAA
- a CDS encoding thymidine kinase translates to MFLENTVNHKEQFGWIEVICGSMFSGKTEELIRRLKRAQFAKQKVEIFKPAIDTRYHDEMVVSHDSNEIRSTPVESASVIRLLAQGCEVVGIDEAQFFDDEIVAVCNDLANNGIRVIVAGLDMDFKGNPFGPMPALMATAEYVTKVHAVCTRTGNLANYSFRKANNDKLVLLGETEEYEPLSRAAYYEAMKQTSPFKEKIDIHQDIKKDTL, encoded by the coding sequence ATGTTTCTCGAAAATACGGTTAATCATAAAGAACAATTTGGGTGGATAGAGGTCATCTGCGGCTCAATGTTCTCCGGAAAAACGGAAGAGCTGATACGCAGGCTTAAGCGCGCCCAGTTTGCAAAGCAAAAGGTAGAGATCTTTAAACCCGCCATAGATACGCGCTACCACGATGAGATGGTAGTATCTCACGACAGCAACGAAATCAGGAGTACCCCGGTAGAGTCGGCCTCAGTTATACGGCTGTTGGCACAGGGCTGCGAGGTAGTAGGCATAGACGAAGCCCAGTTTTTTGATGATGAGATTGTAGCCGTGTGTAACGACCTTGCCAATAACGGCATTCGCGTTATAGTAGCCGGGCTGGATATGGATTTTAAAGGCAACCCCTTTGGCCCGATGCCTGCACTTATGGCTACAGCCGAATATGTTACTAAGGTACACGCCGTATGCACCCGCACCGGTAATTTAGCCAACTACAGCTTTCGCAAAGCCAATAATGACAAACTGGTATTGCTGGGCGAAACTGAAGAGTATGAACCACTGAGCAGAGCAGCATATTATGAGGCCATGAAGCAAACAAGCCCGTTTAAGGAGAAAATTGATATACACCAAGATATAAAAAAAGACACACTGTAA
- a CDS encoding bifunctional UDP-N-acetylmuramoyl-tripeptide:D-alanyl-D-alanine ligase/alanine racemase, whose protein sequence is MSVHIQNITTALKATFNGTQPDMEIDNVSIDSRSLQNNYGTLFFALGGQNRDGHQFITALIAKGVVNFVVNHIPNETLGKANFFVVPDTLKALQDFAVYYRGLYSFPVIGITGSNGKTIVKEWLNYVLSPDYNIIRSPRSYNSQVGVALSVIGINEHHDLGIFEAGISTTGEMQKLEPIIRPDIGILTHIGPAHDEGFASQNQKIAEKLQLFTHVKTLILQNNAAVNALLPESAHTFTWGFDDASADVNIAKKLHNGGTTLTIHYRGDFEVQVPFTDAASVENAISCILLMLHLDYSPETITDRIGGLYPVELRLQVKNGINGCTLIDDSYSSDYQSLKIALDFLEQHKTHQKKTVILSDVFQSGFDTQVLYAKVARLLAGHNISQVIGIGETISRELAEFPNFYGYTTTTDFLTHYRANAFEDETVLIKGARSFRFDEIVVFLEEKTHETVLEINLNSVIHNLNFYKSRLKPTTKIMVMVKAFGYGAGSYEIAKALSHQKVDYLGVAFADEGIALRNAGITTPIIVMNPESTAFAAMAAYNLEPEIYSAKELRSFIAMAQQKNLSNYPIHIKLDTGMHRLGFQQNQISELIDLLRNNNLVSVKSIFTHLSASDDVQFRDFTLEQVNKFEAWSGQLMSDLHIQPLRHVLNTSGIYNYPEAQYDMVRLGIGLYGVGNDATERKSLQTVGTLKTIILQIKEVPAGDSVGYSRRFMADKPVHIATLPIGYADGIPRAWGNGKGFVTINGQKATILGSICMDMLMVDVTGIDCKEGDTAIIFGESPTVVEMAEVLGTIPYEILTSISQRVKRVFFKE, encoded by the coding sequence TTGAGCGTCCACATCCAAAATATTACCACCGCCCTAAAAGCAACTTTTAACGGTACGCAGCCCGACATGGAAATAGACAACGTTTCTATAGACAGCCGGTCGCTGCAAAACAATTATGGCACCTTGTTTTTTGCCCTTGGCGGCCAAAACCGCGACGGTCACCAGTTTATAACTGCGCTTATTGCTAAGGGCGTCGTTAACTTTGTGGTTAATCACATCCCGAATGAAACATTAGGCAAAGCCAATTTTTTTGTAGTGCCTGACACTTTAAAAGCGCTACAGGATTTTGCGGTGTATTACCGTGGACTGTACAGTTTCCCTGTAATAGGCATTACGGGCAGCAACGGCAAAACCATCGTAAAAGAGTGGCTTAACTATGTGCTGAGTCCAGATTATAATATTATCCGTAGCCCGCGCAGTTATAACTCGCAGGTAGGCGTGGCGCTAAGTGTTATTGGTATTAACGAGCATCATGATTTGGGAATTTTTGAAGCGGGAATTTCTACCACTGGTGAAATGCAAAAGCTGGAACCCATAATCCGTCCGGATATTGGGATACTCACGCATATAGGTCCCGCACACGATGAGGGATTTGCATCGCAAAATCAAAAGATAGCAGAAAAGCTACAGTTATTTACCCATGTAAAGACACTGATCCTGCAAAACAATGCTGCCGTTAACGCGCTACTTCCGGAAAGCGCGCACACATTTACCTGGGGATTTGACGACGCCAGTGCCGATGTAAACATCGCCAAAAAACTACATAACGGTGGCACAACACTAACCATACACTACAGAGGCGACTTTGAAGTGCAGGTTCCGTTTACAGATGCTGCTTCGGTAGAAAATGCCATAAGCTGTATACTGCTCATGCTGCATTTAGATTATAGTCCCGAAACAATAACTGACCGTATAGGCGGACTCTATCCTGTAGAGCTGCGCCTTCAGGTTAAGAATGGCATTAACGGCTGTACCCTGATAGACGATAGCTATAGCAGCGACTACCAAAGCCTTAAAATAGCGCTCGACTTTTTAGAGCAGCACAAAACACACCAGAAGAAAACGGTTATACTATCTGATGTGTTCCAGAGCGGGTTTGATACCCAGGTGCTTTATGCTAAAGTTGCCAGGTTGCTCGCCGGGCATAACATTAGCCAGGTTATAGGCATAGGTGAAACCATAAGCCGTGAGTTAGCCGAGTTTCCTAATTTTTATGGTTATACAACCACTACCGATTTTTTAACCCATTACCGTGCCAATGCCTTTGAGGATGAAACCGTACTGATAAAAGGTGCGCGCAGTTTCCGTTTTGATGAAATTGTGGTGTTCCTTGAAGAAAAGACCCATGAAACGGTGCTGGAAATCAACCTGAACTCTGTTATCCATAACCTTAACTTTTATAAGAGCAGGCTAAAGCCAACGACCAAAATTATGGTTATGGTAAAAGCCTTTGGCTATGGTGCAGGCAGCTACGAAATTGCCAAGGCATTAAGCCACCAAAAGGTAGATTACCTGGGTGTGGCCTTTGCCGATGAAGGTATTGCCCTGCGCAATGCGGGCATTACTACGCCTATAATCGTGATGAACCCGGAGAGTACTGCCTTTGCAGCTATGGCGGCCTATAATCTGGAACCCGAAATTTATTCGGCCAAGGAACTACGTTCCTTCATCGCTATGGCGCAACAAAAAAACCTGAGCAACTACCCCATACATATAAAACTAGATACGGGCATGCACCGCTTGGGCTTCCAGCAAAACCAGATAAGCGAACTCATAGATTTACTTCGTAATAATAATCTCGTTTCGGTTAAAAGCATCTTTACACACCTTAGTGCAAGTGATGATGTACAGTTTCGCGATTTTACGCTGGAGCAGGTTAATAAGTTTGAGGCGTGGTCAGGTCAATTGATGTCCGATTTGCACATACAGCCACTTCGCCACGTACTTAACACGTCAGGTATTTACAATTATCCCGAAGCGCAGTATGATATGGTACGTCTGGGTATTGGCCTCTACGGCGTGGGTAATGATGCTACTGAGCGTAAGAGCCTGCAAACCGTAGGCACGCTAAAAACCATTATATTACAAATAAAAGAAGTGCCCGCTGGCGATAGCGTAGGATACAGCCGTCGCTTTATGGCAGATAAGCCTGTACACATTGCCACACTACCCATTGGCTATGCTGATGGTATTCCGCGTGCGTGGGGCAATGGCAAGGGTTTTGTAACCATCAACGGGCAAAAGGCCACGATACTGGGCAGCATCTGTATGGATATGCTTATGGTAGATGTTACGGGTATTGACTGCAAAGAGGGCGACACCGCTATTATCTTTGGCGAAAGCCCTACCGTTGTAGAAATGGCCGAGGTGCTCGGTACCATTCCGTATGAGATATTAACGAGTATTTCACAACGGGTAAAGCGGGTGTTTTTTAAAGAGTAA
- the mscL gene encoding large conductance mechanosensitive channel protein MscL has protein sequence MAFFKEFKDFALKGNVVDLAVGIVIGAAFSAIVKSLVDDIITPLILTPLLEAARIKNIQELTWGAGIKYGNFLSNIISFIIVAFALFIIVKGINATRKKEETKPAAPPAPSNEEKLLMEIRDALKSRP, from the coding sequence ATGGCGTTTTTTAAAGAATTTAAAGATTTTGCCCTTAAAGGCAATGTTGTAGACCTTGCTGTGGGTATTGTTATTGGTGCAGCATTCAGTGCCATCGTAAAATCATTGGTAGATGATATTATTACTCCGCTAATACTTACCCCTTTGCTGGAAGCTGCAAGAATAAAAAACATACAGGAATTAACTTGGGGTGCAGGTATTAAATATGGTAATTTTCTAAGCAATATAATTTCATTTATTATTGTTGCATTTGCATTATTTATTATTGTAAAGGGTATTAATGCTACGCGTAAAAAAGAAGAAACTAAGCCTGCAGCACCACCAGCGCCAAGCAATGAAGAAAAGCTATTGATGGAAATTCGTGATGCCCTTAAAAGCAGGCCGTAA
- a CDS encoding DUF6364 family protein has product MSKLTLNISDETIARAKVYASENNRSLSAIIQSYLDKITLDKDTKDDLEEIKISSFVKSLSLKNTLPADYDYKKALGDYYSEKYK; this is encoded by the coding sequence ATGTCTAAACTTACATTAAATATAAGTGATGAGACGATTGCAAGAGCAAAAGTCTATGCTTCTGAAAATAACAGGAGCCTATCTGCAATTATACAATCGTATTTAGATAAAATTACTTTAGATAAGGATACTAAAGATGATCTTGAAGAAATCAAAATATCTTCTTTTGTAAAAAGCTTGTCTTTAAAAAATACGCTTCCTGCTGATTATGATTATAAAAAAGCATTGGGTGACTATTATTCTGAAAAATATAAATAA
- the rsmI gene encoding 16S rRNA (cytidine(1402)-2'-O)-methyltransferase yields MSKLYIVPTPIGNLEDMTFRAIKVLKEVNLILAEDTRTSAKLLKHFEIGTHMMSHHMHNEHKTVEGVIQRLQSGETIALISDAGTPAISDPGFLLTRACVENNIPVECLPGATAFVPALVNSGLPNDKFVFEGFLPDKKGRQTRFLALAEETRTMILYVSPHKLVKTLGEFIQYFGAERPVSVSRELSKLHEETVRGTATEVLAHFTAKEPRGEIVVIVGGAVVEKKKRQRGAGTDQSE; encoded by the coding sequence ATGTCTAAATTATATATTGTACCCACGCCCATAGGTAACCTTGAAGATATGACCTTTCGCGCCATAAAGGTACTTAAGGAGGTAAACCTTATCCTTGCCGAAGATACCCGCACCAGCGCCAAGCTGCTAAAGCATTTTGAGATAGGCACACACATGATGAGCCACCATATGCACAACGAGCACAAAACGGTAGAGGGCGTTATACAGCGCCTGCAAAGCGGTGAAACCATCGCCCTGATAAGCGATGCCGGTACGCCTGCCATATCAGACCCCGGTTTTTTGCTTACCCGTGCCTGTGTCGAAAACAACATTCCGGTAGAGTGTTTGCCGGGCGCTACAGCCTTTGTACCTGCCCTGGTAAACAGCGGCCTGCCGAATGATAAGTTTGTGTTTGAAGGTTTTTTGCCTGATAAAAAAGGCCGCCAGACACGTTTCCTGGCATTAGCCGAAGAAACCCGGACTATGATACTTTATGTGTCGCCCCACAAGCTGGTAAAAACACTGGGTGAATTTATACAGTACTTTGGTGCAGAACGTCCTGTTTCTGTTTCGCGAGAGCTTAGTAAGCTGCACGAAGAAACCGTACGCGGTACCGCTACCGAGGTACTGGCACATTTTACAGCAAAAGAGCCCCGTGGCGAAATTGTGGTTATTGTAGGTGGTGCTGTGGTAGAGAAGAAAAAGAGGCAGCGGGGAGCAGGCACTGATCAGTCGGAGTAG
- the mtgA gene encoding monofunctional biosynthetic peptidoglycan transglycosylase, whose amino-acid sequence MLRKILRFFWKITMWFIVVSVLSVVLFRFIPVPFTPLMITRAIEQKANGEDMHSSHDWVPLEEISPNLQKAVIASEDATFFTHHGFDFNAMFKAYKNNSKGKRIKGGSTISQQTAKNVFLWQGRSYVRKAFEAYFTVLIELLWSKERIMEVYLNSIEMGDGVYGAQAAAQHWYNKDAVNLTKYQAAGIAAILPNPLKFKASGSSGYTERRKSRIIKHMRYVKLDY is encoded by the coding sequence ATGCTGCGAAAAATACTCCGCTTTTTTTGGAAAATTACCATGTGGTTCATTGTAGTCTCGGTACTCTCTGTGGTGCTGTTCCGGTTTATACCGGTGCCGTTTACACCATTGATGATAACCCGCGCCATAGAGCAAAAGGCCAATGGAGAAGATATGCACAGCAGCCACGACTGGGTACCACTGGAAGAAATTTCTCCCAACCTTCAAAAGGCAGTAATAGCCAGCGAAGACGCGACGTTTTTTACCCATCATGGTTTTGATTTTAATGCTATGTTTAAGGCGTATAAAAACAACAGTAAGGGCAAGCGCATAAAAGGCGGCAGTACCATAAGCCAGCAAACGGCAAAAAACGTGTTTCTTTGGCAGGGGCGCAGCTATGTGCGTAAGGCTTTTGAGGCATATTTTACGGTTTTGATAGAACTGCTGTGGAGCAAAGAACGTATAATGGAAGTGTACCTTAACAGTATAGAGATGGGCGACGGTGTGTATGGTGCACAGGCAGCTGCACAGCACTGGTATAATAAAGACGCAGTTAACCTTACCAAATACCAGGCGGCGGGCATTGCAGCCATATTGCCAAATCCGCTTAAGTTTAAGGCTTCGGGTTCTTCAGGATATACAGAGCGTAGAAAGAGCCGGATTATTAAGCACATGCGCTACGTAAAATTAGATTACTAA
- the recJ gene encoding single-stranded-DNA-specific exonuclease RecJ, producing the protein MRWTLTEKPNPLIVNQLGDALGVDTRIATLLVQRGISTFEEARQFFRPSLNDLHDPYLMKDMDKAVARIEQAVANGERILVFGDYDVDGTTAVSLMSGYLRSFYPNVDTYIPDRYGEGYGVSIAGIDYADDNGCTLIIALDCGIKSPDKVAYANEKGIDFIICDHHRPGDTLPDAVAVLDPKRDDCTYPYDELCGAGVGFKLVQALAANRNQTIMDLLPWLDLVATAIAADIVPITGENRILATFGLDVINTNPRPGIKALIQNVKKKILTISDVVFTIAPRINAAGRISHGNHAVALLTEFDLTQAEEFAAQIETFNTDRKGLDKQITVEALAQIDRNNDHDRKTTVVYQEDWHKGVIGIVASRLIETYYRPTLVFTKSGDKLAASARSVRDFDVYNALEACADCLEQFGGHMYAAGLTLKEEQYENFRNKFEEVVSATIAPELLIPEIRIDEEIDFNDITPKFFRILKQFEPFGPGNMTPVFMTRNVRDTGYGKAIGSDNEHLKLYVKQGDSESYGAIGFGLGKKQDLTCNGGTFDAAYSIEENEWNGEVKLQLRLRDVRCE; encoded by the coding sequence ATGCGCTGGACCCTTACCGAAAAACCTAATCCTTTAATCGTAAACCAACTGGGCGATGCACTGGGCGTAGATACCCGCATTGCAACGTTGCTGGTACAGCGCGGCATCAGCACGTTTGAGGAGGCAAGGCAGTTTTTTCGTCCGTCGTTAAACGATTTGCACGACCCGTATTTGATGAAGGATATGGACAAGGCCGTGGCACGCATTGAACAGGCCGTGGCTAATGGCGAACGCATACTTGTTTTTGGCGATTATGATGTAGATGGTACCACGGCCGTATCGCTTATGAGTGGCTACCTGCGCAGCTTTTATCCAAATGTAGACACCTATATTCCTGACCGGTATGGCGAAGGCTATGGCGTATCGATTGCCGGTATCGACTATGCCGATGATAACGGTTGTACGCTGATCATTGCCTTAGACTGCGGCATTAAGAGTCCGGATAAAGTGGCCTACGCCAATGAGAAGGGCATCGACTTTATCATCTGCGATCACCACCGCCCCGGCGACACCCTGCCCGATGCGGTAGCGGTACTCGACCCTAAACGCGATGACTGCACTTACCCGTATGATGAACTGTGCGGTGCGGGTGTAGGCTTTAAGCTGGTTCAGGCACTGGCGGCTAACCGCAACCAAACCATCATGGATCTGCTGCCGTGGCTTGATTTAGTAGCCACCGCCATAGCTGCCGATATTGTACCCATAACAGGAGAGAATCGCATACTCGCCACCTTTGGCCTGGACGTGATCAATACCAACCCCAGGCCAGGCATTAAGGCACTGATACAAAACGTAAAAAAGAAAATACTTACCATAAGCGATGTAGTGTTTACCATTGCCCCGCGCATTAACGCTGCCGGGCGCATCAGCCACGGTAACCACGCCGTGGCACTGCTTACAGAGTTTGACCTGACCCAGGCAGAGGAATTTGCTGCGCAGATAGAGACCTTTAATACCGACCGCAAAGGCCTTGACAAACAAATTACTGTAGAAGCTTTGGCGCAGATAGACCGCAACAACGACCACGACCGCAAAACCACAGTTGTGTACCAGGAAGACTGGCACAAGGGTGTGATAGGCATCGTGGCATCGCGACTTATTGAAACCTACTACCGCCCTACGCTGGTATTTACAAAAAGCGGCGATAAGCTGGCGGCTTCTGCTCGGTCGGTTCGTGATTTTGATGTTTATAATGCTCTGGAGGCCTGCGCCGACTGCCTGGAGCAATTTGGCGGGCATATGTATGCTGCCGGGCTTACGCTGAAAGAGGAGCAGTACGAAAACTTCCGTAATAAGTTTGAAGAGGTAGTATCGGCAACCATTGCACCGGAACTATTGATTCCGGAAATAAGAATTGATGAAGAAATTGACTTTAACGATATTACCCCTAAGTTTTTCAGGATACTAAAACAGTTTGAACCGTTTGGCCCCGGCAATATGACACCTGTATTCATGACCCGAAACGTGCGCGATACCGGCTACGGCAAAGCCATAGGCAGCGATAACGAGCACCTGAAACTTTATGTAAAGCAAGGCGATTCTGAAAGTTATGGCGCTATTGGTTTTGGACTTGGCAAAAAGCAGGACTTGACCTGCAACGGCGGTACGTTTGATGCAGCCTACAGCATCGAAGAAAACGAGTGGAACGGCGAAGTTAAATTGCAGTTGAGACTGAGGGATGTAAGGTGTGAATAG
- a CDS encoding type II toxin-antitoxin system VapC family toxin, with product MRLFIDTNVMIDIIDTREPFYIDAAKLIVLAERGQVQITASSLSYVNTFYVLEKTHPKDILKETLKKFRIICNVAEIDELNIDKSLYSSFNDFEDAVQYHSAIHSESDIFITRNKKDFKKSEIPVMTPIEFLASIKSK from the coding sequence ATGCGATTATTTATAGATACTAATGTGATGATTGATATCATCGACACAAGGGAGCCATTTTATATCGATGCTGCGAAATTGATTGTTCTTGCTGAAAGAGGACAAGTTCAAATTACGGCATCTTCACTTTCTTATGTAAATACTTTTTATGTACTTGAAAAAACACATCCAAAAGATATTTTAAAAGAAACATTGAAAAAATTCAGGATTATCTGTAATGTTGCTGAGATAGATGAGCTAAACATTGATAAAAGTCTTTATTCATCATTTAATGATTTTGAAGATGCTGTACAGTATCACAGCGCTATACATAGCGAGTCTGATATTTTTATTACAAGAAATAAAAAAGATTTCAAAAAATCAGAAATTCCGGTAATGACACCTATTGAATTTTTGGCTTCAATAAAAAGCAAATAA
- a CDS encoding lipid A deacylase LpxR family protein, with translation MLKRLLLITLFYGSWAFAQKPAEISIISDNDLYTSTVNDQYYTNGIEFIYRYLGTSRRENVAKKITEFRVSQYMYNPQSPQAGDININDRPFAGYLFAQAGINTFYNNESVLKLYVQAGVVGPESGAEIIQKALHKIAHYKPVDGWQYQITTTPAAQVGAFYSRKIFAEKYHENVDFHLQAEAMAGTIWNSATLGALSRISLKGALKNISSSAMYNATLEADRDNYKGRRELFIFLNPKLQYMAFDATILGSPFNDKSPVTFPLIPFRFNAEAGVKYGHNKWNYSFSFNYRGKELKNDVITGYYYGSIQLGYLF, from the coding sequence ATGCTGAAAAGATTATTACTGATAACATTGTTTTACGGGAGCTGGGCCTTCGCCCAAAAGCCTGCTGAAATTTCCATTATCAGCGATAACGACTTGTATACATCTACCGTAAACGACCAGTATTATACAAATGGTATTGAGTTTATTTACCGTTACCTGGGTACATCCAGACGAGAAAATGTTGCAAAAAAGATAACAGAGTTTCGTGTTTCGCAATATATGTACAATCCGCAAAGCCCACAGGCCGGGGATATCAACATCAACGACCGTCCTTTTGCCGGATACCTTTTTGCACAGGCGGGCATTAATACCTTTTATAACAATGAAAGCGTACTAAAGTTATATGTACAGGCTGGGGTAGTAGGCCCTGAAAGCGGGGCCGAAATTATACAAAAAGCATTGCACAAAATAGCGCACTATAAACCAGTTGATGGCTGGCAATACCAAATAACCACTACACCCGCAGCACAAGTAGGTGCCTTTTACAGTCGTAAAATTTTTGCTGAAAAATACCACGAAAATGTTGATTTTCATCTGCAGGCCGAAGCTATGGCAGGAACAATATGGAACAGCGCTACTCTTGGTGCACTTTCGAGGATAAGCCTTAAAGGCGCATTGAAAAACATAAGCAGTTCTGCAATGTACAATGCTACCCTCGAAGCCGACCGTGATAATTATAAAGGCCGCCGGGAATTGTTCATCTTCCTAAACCCTAAGTTACAATATATGGCATTTGATGCTACCATACTGGGTAGCCCATTTAACGATAAAAGCCCTGTTACCTTTCCGCTTATTCCGTTCCGTTTTAATGCCGAAGCCGGAGTTAAATACGGTCACAATAAATGGAATTATAGTTTCTCTTTTAATTACCGTGGCAAAGAACTTAAAAACGATGTCATTACCGGATACTATTATGGGTCGATACAGTTAGGGTATCTTTTTTAG
- a CDS encoding aspartate-semialdehyde dehydrogenase encodes MKVAVVGATGMVGEVMLKVLAERNFPITELIPVASERSVGKEVEYKGSKYKVVSLETAVSMKPQIALFSAGGSTSLEWAPKFAEAGTTVIDNSSAWRMDPTKKLVVPEINASELTTNDKVIANPNCSTIQMVLALAPLHKQYNIERVVVSTYQSVTGTGVKAVKQLENEYAGIEGEMAYKYPIHRNAIPQIDVFEANGYTKEEMKMVKETKKIMGDDAIRVTATTVRIPTVGGHSESVNIEFTNDFDVAEVRNILANTPGITVQDNIDAFEYPMPLYAEGKDDVFVGRIRRDETQPNTLNMWIVADNLRKGAATNAVQIAEYLVENGLV; translated from the coding sequence ATGAAAGTTGCTGTTGTAGGCGCTACCGGAATGGTAGGCGAAGTAATGCTGAAAGTACTGGCTGAGAGGAATTTCCCGATAACCGAACTGATACCTGTGGCCTCTGAAAGGTCGGTAGGTAAGGAAGTGGAATATAAGGGAAGCAAGTATAAGGTGGTAAGCCTTGAAACTGCCGTAAGCATGAAGCCACAAATAGCGCTTTTTTCGGCGGGAGGAAGCACTTCTTTAGAATGGGCACCTAAATTTGCCGAAGCAGGTACTACCGTTATTGATAACTCAAGCGCATGGAGGATGGATCCAACTAAAAAACTAGTGGTGCCTGAGATTAACGCTTCTGAACTTACGACCAACGATAAAGTGATAGCCAACCCTAACTGCTCTACCATACAAATGGTACTGGCACTGGCACCACTACACAAACAATATAACATAGAGCGCGTGGTGGTTTCTACCTACCAGAGCGTTACCGGTACAGGTGTTAAGGCTGTAAAACAACTTGAAAACGAGTATGCAGGTATAGAGGGAGAAATGGCGTACAAGTACCCTATTCACCGTAATGCCATCCCTCAAATCGATGTGTTTGAAGCCAATGGCTATACCAAAGAGGAGATGAAGATGGTTAAAGAAACCAAGAAGATCATGGGTGATGATGCTATCAGGGTTACAGCTACCACGGTGCGCATCCCTACCGTGGGTGGGCACAGCGAAAGCGTAAACATTGAGTTTACTAACGACTTTGATGTGGCTGAGGTGCGTAACATACTGGCAAACACGCCGGGCATTACCGTTCAGGATAATATTGATGCCTTTGAATATCCAATGCCGCTATATGCAGAAGGTAAAGACGATGTTTTTGTGGGCCGAATCCGCCGCGACGAAACCCAGCCTAATACCCTTAATATGTGGATTGTTGCTGATAACCTTCGTAAAGGCGCTGCTACAAACGCAGTACAAATCGCCGAGTATTTAGTGGAGAATGGTTTAGTATAA